In Sphingomonas sp. PAMC26645, one DNA window encodes the following:
- the nuoF gene encoding NADH-quinone oxidoreductase subunit NuoF, translating to MLADKDRIFTNVYGFQPWNIAAAIMRGDWDNTKDLMALGQDAIIDVMKASGLRGRGGAGFPTGTKWSFMPKEPKPDRPNFLVINADESEPGSCKDREIIRHDPHKLIEGALIAGFAMRARAAYIYIRGEYIREAEVLFAAVAEAYDRGFIGKNACGSGYDFDVFVHRGAGAYICGEETAMLESLEGKKGQPRLKPPFPAGAGLYGCPTTVNNVESIAVAPTILRRGAAWFSSFGAENNRGTKLFQISGHVNKPCVVEEEMSISFRDLIETHCGGIRGGWDNLLAVIPGGSSVPLVPAAQIMDCAMDFDGLKAVGSGLGTAAIIVMDKSTDIVRAISRISYFYKHESCGQCTPCREGTGWMWRVMERMRTGDAELSEIDMLQQVTKQVEGHSICALGDAAAWPIQGLIKHFRPEMERRIRERGGDTAPMMEAAE from the coding sequence ATGCTCGCCGACAAGGACCGCATCTTTACCAACGTCTACGGTTTCCAGCCGTGGAACATCGCCGCAGCGATCATGCGCGGCGATTGGGACAACACCAAGGATTTGATGGCGCTCGGCCAGGACGCGATCATCGACGTGATGAAGGCGTCGGGTCTGCGCGGCCGTGGCGGTGCGGGCTTCCCGACCGGCACCAAATGGTCGTTCATGCCGAAGGAGCCCAAGCCCGACCGGCCGAACTTCCTCGTCATCAACGCCGATGAGTCCGAGCCGGGCAGCTGCAAGGATCGCGAGATCATCCGCCACGATCCGCACAAGCTGATCGAAGGCGCGCTGATCGCCGGGTTCGCGATGCGCGCGCGTGCCGCGTACATCTACATCCGCGGCGAATATATTCGTGAGGCCGAAGTGCTCTTCGCAGCCGTTGCCGAGGCTTACGACCGCGGCTTCATCGGCAAGAACGCGTGCGGCTCGGGCTACGACTTCGACGTGTTCGTGCATCGTGGCGCCGGCGCCTACATCTGCGGCGAAGAGACCGCGATGTTGGAAAGCCTCGAGGGCAAGAAGGGTCAGCCGCGGCTGAAGCCTCCATTCCCGGCGGGTGCCGGTCTTTATGGCTGCCCGACGACGGTCAATAACGTCGAATCGATCGCGGTTGCGCCGACGATCCTGCGGCGTGGCGCTGCGTGGTTCTCCAGCTTCGGCGCGGAGAACAACCGTGGCACCAAGCTGTTCCAGATCAGCGGCCATGTGAACAAGCCGTGCGTCGTCGAGGAAGAGATGAGCATCTCATTCCGCGACCTGATCGAGACGCATTGCGGTGGCATCCGTGGCGGCTGGGACAATCTGCTCGCGGTGATCCCGGGTGGTTCTTCGGTGCCGCTCGTGCCCGCCGCGCAGATCATGGATTGCGCGATGGACTTCGACGGCCTGAAGGCGGTCGGCTCGGGCCTCGGCACCGCGGCGATCATCGTCATGGACAAGTCGACCGACATCGTCCGCGCGATCAGCCGCATCTCGTATTTCTACAAGCACGAGAGCTGTGGCCAGTGCACGCCGTGCCGCGAAGGCACCGGCTGGATGTGGCGCGTGATGGAGCGGATGCGCACCGGAGACGCCGAGCTGTCCGAGATCGACATGCTCCAGCAGGTCACAAAGCAGGTCGAGGGTCACTCGATCTGCGCGCTCGGTGACGCTGCAGCCTGGCCGATCCAGGGCCTTATCAAGCATTTCCGCCCCGAGATGGAGCGCCGTATCCGTGAGCGCGGTGGCGACACCGCGCCGATGATGGAAGCCGCAGAGTAA
- a CDS encoding NADH-quinone oxidoreductase subunit M produces MTGFPILSVLIAVPMIAAVVCLFVSANTARTLALAATLIDFVLGIMLWMNYDIGGAQWQFVEHAPGIFGPFGWSLGIDGFALMLIMLSVFLMPICIGASWRSITTRVPEYMAAFLFTEVLMIGTFAAQDLFLFYVFFEAGLIPMYLIIGIWGGANRIYASYKFFLYTLLGSVLMFIAMLYMAKTAGTTNIPALMNYDFPAHVQTWLWLAFFASFAVKMPMWPVHTWLPDAHVQAPTAGSVILAGVLLKLGGYGFLRFLLPMFPEASGQLTWLIFGLSAVAVIYTSLVALVQSDMKKLIAYSSVAHMAIVTIGLFAFNRQGIEGAMIMMLSHGLVSGALFLCVGVIYDQLHTREISRYGGLAINMPKYAIFFLFFTMASIGLPGTSGFVAEFLSLMGTYQVSTWTALLCTTSIILGAAYMLFLYRRVVFGEIKSDDVRAMVDLSGREMWLLAPIAAVVLWMGVYPESFLAPMRKDVGVLLARVDRAKPASDSNPTAGKPAATVHSAAHGEAH; encoded by the coding sequence ATGACCGGCTTTCCTATCCTTTCCGTCCTGATCGCGGTCCCGATGATCGCAGCCGTCGTGTGCCTGTTCGTCTCGGCGAACACGGCGCGGACTTTGGCTCTGGCGGCGACGCTGATCGACTTCGTGCTCGGCATCATGCTGTGGATGAACTACGACATCGGCGGCGCGCAGTGGCAGTTCGTCGAGCATGCCCCTGGCATCTTCGGTCCGTTCGGCTGGTCGCTCGGCATCGACGGCTTCGCGCTGATGCTGATCATGCTCAGCGTGTTCCTGATGCCGATCTGCATCGGCGCCAGCTGGCGCTCGATCACGACGCGCGTGCCCGAATACATGGCGGCGTTCCTGTTCACCGAAGTGCTGATGATCGGCACGTTCGCGGCGCAGGACCTGTTCCTGTTCTACGTGTTCTTCGAAGCCGGGCTCATCCCGATGTACCTGATCATCGGCATCTGGGGCGGTGCGAACCGGATCTACGCGTCGTACAAGTTCTTCCTGTACACGCTGCTCGGCTCGGTCCTGATGTTCATCGCGATGCTGTACATGGCGAAGACCGCGGGCACGACCAACATCCCGGCGCTGATGAACTACGACTTCCCGGCGCACGTCCAGACGTGGCTGTGGCTGGCGTTCTTCGCATCGTTTGCGGTCAAGATGCCGATGTGGCCGGTCCACACCTGGTTGCCCGACGCGCACGTTCAGGCGCCCACCGCTGGCTCGGTGATCCTGGCAGGCGTGCTGCTGAAGCTCGGCGGATACGGCTTCCTGCGCTTCCTGCTGCCGATGTTCCCCGAAGCCTCGGGCCAGTTGACCTGGCTGATCTTCGGCCTGTCGGCGGTCGCGGTGATCTATACGTCGCTCGTCGCGCTCGTTCAGTCGGACATGAAGAAGCTGATCGCCTATTCGTCGGTCGCGCACATGGCGATCGTCACGATCGGCCTGTTCGCGTTCAACCGGCAGGGCATCGAAGGCGCAATGATCATGATGCTGAGCCACGGCCTGGTATCGGGTGCGTTGTTCCTGTGCGTCGGCGTGATCTACGACCAGCTCCATACCCGCGAGATCTCGCGCTATGGTGGCCTCGCGATCAACATGCCGAAGTACGCGATCTTCTTCCTGTTCTTCACGATGGCCTCGATCGGCTTGCCGGGCACCAGCGGCTTCGTCGCCGAGTTCCTGTCGCTGATGGGCACGTATCAGGTCTCGACCTGGACCGCGCTGCTCTGCACGACGAGCATCATTCTCGGCGCTGCATACATGCTGTTCCTGTACCGTCGCGTCGTGTTCGGCGAGATCAAGTCGGACGACGTCCGTGCGATGGTCGATCTGTCCGGCCGCGAGATGTGGCTGCTCGCACCGATCGCAGCCGTCGTGCTGTGGATGGGCGTGTATCCCGAGAGCTTCCTGGCACCGATGCGCAAGGACGTGGGCGTACTTCTCGCCCGGGTCGACCGCGCCAAGCCGGCCAGCGACTCCAACCCAACTGCGGGGAAGCCCGCCGCAACCGTCCATAGTGCCGCGCACGGGGAGGCACACTGA
- a CDS encoding NADH-quinone oxidoreductase subunit J gives MIQALAFYLFAFVVVLSGALTIASRNPVHSVMWLILAFFNAAGLMILVGAEFIAMLLVIVYVGAVAVLFLFVVMMLDIDFTELRAGVARYFGIGLALAVALAAEVMIAIGAWSTGPIQLARRAAPIDDTVPNIQAIGNLLYTRYLFVFEGAGLVLLVAMIGAIVLTHRQRGGVKAQNISRQNARRPQDATRNTSPVVGQGVEL, from the coding sequence GTGATTCAGGCCTTAGCCTTCTACCTCTTCGCCTTCGTCGTCGTCCTGTCGGGCGCGCTGACGATCGCGTCGCGCAACCCGGTCCATTCGGTGATGTGGCTGATCCTCGCGTTCTTCAACGCGGCGGGGCTCATGATCCTGGTCGGTGCCGAGTTCATCGCGATGCTGCTCGTCATCGTCTATGTCGGCGCGGTCGCGGTGCTGTTCCTGTTCGTGGTCATGATGCTCGACATCGACTTCACCGAGCTTCGTGCAGGCGTCGCCCGGTATTTCGGGATCGGTCTCGCACTCGCGGTTGCACTCGCGGCCGAGGTGATGATCGCGATCGGCGCCTGGAGCACCGGTCCGATCCAGCTCGCACGTCGTGCCGCACCGATCGACGACACCGTGCCCAACATCCAGGCGATTGGTAACCTGCTCTACACGCGCTATCTGTTCGTATTCGAGGGTGCCGGCCTGGTGCTGCTGGTCGCGATGATCGGTGCGATCGTGCTGACCCACCGCCAGCGTGGCGGCGTCAAGGCGCAGAACATCAGCCGCCAGAACGCGCGTCGTCCGCAGGACGCCACGCGCAACACGAGCCCGGTCGTCGGGCAGGGAGTCGAACTGTGA
- the nuoL gene encoding NADH-quinone oxidoreductase subunit L, whose translation MIQLIVFLPLLAAIVAGFGNRAIGNVPAKLVTTAALFASCLLSWPIFIGFLSGASTATVAPLLDFIHSGDMNVAWSLRVDALTAVMLVVVTSVSALVHLYSWGYMDEDPDQPRFFAYLSLFTFAMLMLVTANNLVQMFFGWEGVGLASYLLIGFWFRKPSASAAAIKAFVVNRVGDLGFMLGIFGTFLVFGTVSIPEILAAAPGMAGSTLGFLGYRFDTMTVLCLLLFVGAMGKSAQLGLHTWLPDAMEGPTPVSALIHAATMVTAGVFMVCRLSPMFEMSPVALTVVTSVGAATCLFAATCGLVQTDIKRVIAYSTCSQLGYMFFAAGVGAYGAAMFHLFTHAFFKALLFLGAGSVIHAMHHEQDMRYYGGLRKKIPVTFWAMMAGTLAITGVGIPGIFGNTAIGFAGFHSKDAIIEASWAAGQPGVWFVGVLVALLTSFYSWRVMFLTFWGKPRWAASEHIQHALHDAHGHDDQAHDAHHVDDHQANPAQAEDAGHAPHGHHDAAHAPAEGDGGYHPHESPLPMLIPLIVLSIGAVLAGFVFHGFFIEPTAGEEFWKGALAFREHLMHEMHGVPLLIKLSATIAMLLGLLTAWYAYIKAPMFPAKVVEQFGVLYDFLLHKWYFDELYDLIFVRPAFAIGRFLWHRGDEKTINRFGPDGATWVVQIGARVANRFQTGYLYTYAFVMLIGLTAAVTWAIGL comes from the coding sequence TTGATCCAGCTTATCGTCTTCCTGCCGTTACTGGCCGCGATCGTTGCCGGGTTCGGCAATCGCGCGATCGGCAACGTGCCGGCGAAACTCGTCACCACGGCTGCGCTGTTCGCGTCGTGCCTGTTGTCCTGGCCGATCTTCATCGGCTTCCTTTCGGGCGCCAGCACGGCCACCGTCGCGCCGCTGCTCGACTTCATCCACTCGGGCGACATGAACGTCGCGTGGTCGCTGCGCGTCGATGCGCTGACTGCGGTGATGCTCGTGGTCGTCACGTCGGTCTCGGCGCTCGTCCATCTGTATAGTTGGGGCTATATGGACGAGGATCCCGACCAGCCGCGGTTCTTCGCGTATCTGTCGCTGTTCACCTTCGCGATGCTGATGCTCGTGACGGCGAACAACCTTGTCCAGATGTTCTTCGGCTGGGAAGGCGTGGGTCTCGCATCCTACCTCCTGATCGGGTTCTGGTTCCGCAAGCCTTCCGCCAGCGCCGCGGCGATCAAGGCGTTCGTCGTCAACCGCGTCGGCGATCTTGGCTTCATGCTCGGTATCTTCGGCACGTTCCTGGTGTTCGGCACGGTCTCAATCCCCGAGATCCTCGCCGCGGCTCCTGGCATGGCGGGCTCGACGCTCGGCTTCCTCGGCTACCGCTTCGATACGATGACGGTGCTCTGCTTACTCCTGTTCGTCGGCGCGATGGGCAAGTCGGCACAGCTCGGCCTGCACACCTGGTTGCCGGACGCGATGGAAGGCCCGACCCCGGTGTCGGCGCTGATCCACGCGGCGACGATGGTCACCGCTGGCGTGTTCATGGTCTGCCGCCTGTCGCCGATGTTCGAGATGAGCCCGGTCGCGTTGACCGTGGTCACCTCGGTCGGTGCCGCGACCTGTTTGTTTGCGGCGACCTGCGGTCTCGTGCAGACCGACATCAAGCGTGTGATCGCGTATTCGACCTGTTCGCAGCTCGGCTACATGTTCTTCGCGGCCGGTGTCGGCGCGTACGGCGCGGCGATGTTCCACCTCTTCACACACGCGTTCTTCAAGGCGCTGCTGTTCCTCGGCGCGGGCTCGGTCATCCACGCGATGCACCACGAGCAGGACATGCGCTATTATGGCGGCCTGCGTAAGAAGATCCCGGTGACCTTCTGGGCGATGATGGCAGGTACGCTCGCAATCACCGGCGTCGGCATCCCCGGTATCTTCGGCAACACCGCGATCGGTTTCGCAGGCTTCCATTCGAAGGATGCGATCATCGAGGCGAGCTGGGCTGCGGGTCAGCCGGGCGTGTGGTTTGTCGGCGTGCTCGTCGCGTTGCTGACCAGCTTCTATTCGTGGCGCGTGATGTTCCTGACCTTCTGGGGCAAGCCGCGTTGGGCCGCATCGGAGCACATCCAGCATGCGCTCCATGACGCACACGGTCACGATGACCAGGCGCATGACGCGCATCATGTCGACGATCACCAGGCGAACCCGGCGCAGGCCGAGGACGCAGGTCATGCGCCACACGGTCATCACGACGCAGCGCATGCGCCGGCCGAGGGCGACGGTGGGTATCACCCGCACGAGAGCCCGCTGCCGATGCTGATCCCGCTGATCGTCCTGTCGATCGGCGCGGTCCTCGCCGGCTTCGTGTTCCATGGCTTCTTCATCGAGCCGACCGCAGGCGAAGAGTTCTGGAAGGGCGCACTCGCGTTCCGCGAACATCTGATGCACGAGATGCACGGCGTGCCGTTGCTGATCAAACTGTCGGCGACGATCGCGATGCTGCTCGGCCTGCTGACCGCCTGGTACGCCTATATCAAGGCACCGATGTTCCCGGCCAAGGTCGTCGAACAGTTCGGCGTGCTCTACGACTTCCTGCTGCATAAGTGGTATTTCGACGAGCTGTACGACCTGATCTTCGTCCGCCCGGCCTTCGCGATCGGCCGTTTTCTGTGGCACCGCGGCGATGAGAAGACGATCAACCGGTTCGGGCCCGACGGCGCGACCTGGGTCGTCCAGATCGGCGCCCGTGTCGCCAACCGCTTCCAGACGGGATACCTCTACACCTATGCCTTCGTCATGCTGATCGGGCTGACCGCAGCCGTAACCTGGGCGATCGGACTGTAA
- the nuoH gene encoding NADH-quinone oxidoreductase subunit NuoH, which yields MISWFESSLGYDWAFFLATIIDILVIALPLMLAVAMIIYADRKIWAAMALRRGPNVVGPFGLLQSFADGLKVFLQETIVPAAANRTLFLLAPIITFTVALIVWAVVPFGVGVVLADINVGLLYVLAASSLGVYGIILSGWASNSKYPFYSALRAAAQMVSYEVAIGFILISVVLWTGSFNLSAIVMAQKSHVWFFNGYILNPLMFPMAVMFFISSLAETQRAPFDLTEAESELVAGYQTEYSSMSFALFWLGEYANVLLMCALNATLFWGGWLPPVDWAPLYYVPGIIWLFAKILFFFFLFSWVKATVPRYRYDQLMRLGWKVFLPVSLFWVFLVSGYLMLTRVGVGS from the coding sequence ATGATCTCCTGGTTCGAATCCTCGCTCGGTTACGACTGGGCGTTCTTCCTCGCGACGATCATCGACATCCTCGTGATCGCGTTGCCGCTGATGCTGGCGGTGGCGATGATCATCTATGCCGACCGGAAAATCTGGGCGGCGATGGCATTGCGGCGTGGTCCCAACGTCGTCGGTCCGTTCGGCTTGCTGCAGAGCTTTGCCGACGGCCTGAAGGTGTTCCTGCAGGAGACGATCGTCCCCGCAGCCGCCAACCGGACGCTGTTCCTGCTGGCACCGATCATTACCTTCACGGTCGCGCTGATCGTCTGGGCGGTGGTGCCGTTCGGCGTCGGCGTCGTGCTCGCGGACATCAACGTTGGGCTGCTCTACGTGCTCGCGGCCTCGTCGCTCGGCGTCTACGGGATCATCCTGTCGGGTTGGGCGTCGAATTCGAAATACCCGTTCTACTCGGCGCTTCGTGCGGCCGCGCAGATGGTGTCGTACGAAGTCGCGATCGGCTTCATCCTGATTTCGGTCGTGCTGTGGACCGGCAGCTTCAATCTGTCGGCGATCGTGATGGCGCAGAAGTCGCATGTCTGGTTCTTCAACGGGTACATCCTCAATCCGCTGATGTTCCCGATGGCGGTGATGTTCTTCATCTCGTCGCTGGCCGAAACGCAGCGCGCGCCGTTCGATCTGACCGAGGCGGAGAGCGAGCTCGTCGCCGGATACCAGACCGAATATTCGTCGATGTCGTTCGCGCTGTTCTGGCTCGGCGAGTACGCCAACGTGCTGCTGATGTGCGCGCTCAACGCGACGCTGTTCTGGGGCGGCTGGCTGCCACCGGTCGACTGGGCACCGCTGTATTACGTGCCGGGGATCATCTGGCTGTTTGCCAAGATCCTGTTCTTCTTTTTTCTGTTCAGCTGGGTGAAGGCGACCGTGCCGCGCTATCGCTACGATCAGCTGATGCGGCTCGGCTGGAAGGTCTTCCTCCCCGTCTCGCTGTTCTGGGTTTTCCTCGTGTCGGGCTATCTCATGCTGACGCGCGTTGGAGTGGGTTCATGA
- the nuoI gene encoding NADH-quinone oxidoreductase subunit NuoI, producing the protein MSVAQIIKSFTLWEFVKAHALTLRYFFKEKATINYPYERNPVSPRFRGEHALRRYPNGEERCIACKLCEAVCPAQAITIEAEPRDDGSRRTTRYDIDMTKCIYCGLCAEACPVDAIVEGPNYEFATETREELIYDKSKLLDNGDRWESAIAANLAADAPYR; encoded by the coding sequence ATGAGCGTCGCTCAGATCATCAAGTCGTTTACTTTGTGGGAATTCGTGAAGGCGCACGCGTTGACGCTTCGCTATTTCTTCAAGGAAAAGGCGACGATCAACTATCCGTACGAGCGCAATCCGGTGTCGCCGCGGTTCCGTGGTGAGCATGCGCTGCGTCGCTATCCGAACGGCGAAGAGCGGTGCATCGCGTGCAAGCTGTGCGAGGCCGTGTGTCCCGCGCAGGCGATCACGATCGAAGCCGAGCCGCGCGACGATGGTTCACGCCGCACCACGCGCTACGACATCGACATGACCAAGTGCATTTACTGCGGCCTGTGTGCCGAGGCGTGCCCGGTAGATGCGATCGTCGAGGGACCGAACTACGAGTTCGCTACCGAGACGCGCGAAGAGCTCATCTACGACAAGTCGAAGCTGCTCGATAATGGCGACCGTTGGGAAAGCGCGATCGCGGCTAACCTTGCCGCCGATGCGCCGTACCGTTAA
- a CDS encoding NAD(P)H-dependent oxidoreductase subunit E, with protein sequence MAEAPKIPDEAETRARWGSFAWTDENQVKANEILGRYPKGREQSASIPLLDLAQRQVGAETQTQGWLPVPVIEFVARQISVPYMRVYEVVTFYTMFNLAPVGRFHVQVCGTTPCMLRGSDDVLAACKNRGLVKGGTTPDGMFTLTEVECLGTCANAPMVQINDDNFEDLDYDKTTEILEALANGGHPTPGPQFGRRASCPEGGPTSLKAMVDANHDYRGEWA encoded by the coding sequence ATGGCTGAAGCTCCGAAAATTCCCGACGAGGCCGAGACTCGCGCACGCTGGGGTTCGTTCGCGTGGACGGACGAGAATCAGGTGAAGGCGAACGAGATCCTCGGGCGCTATCCCAAGGGTCGCGAGCAGTCGGCGTCGATCCCGTTGCTTGATCTGGCGCAACGCCAGGTCGGCGCGGAAACGCAGACGCAGGGCTGGTTGCCGGTGCCGGTGATCGAGTTCGTCGCGCGTCAGATCAGCGTGCCGTACATGCGCGTGTACGAGGTCGTGACCTTCTACACGATGTTCAATCTCGCGCCGGTCGGTCGCTTCCACGTCCAGGTCTGCGGCACGACGCCGTGCATGCTGCGCGGGTCGGACGACGTTCTGGCCGCGTGCAAGAATCGCGGGCTGGTCAAGGGCGGCACGACGCCGGACGGCATGTTCACGCTGACCGAGGTCGAGTGCCTGGGCACGTGCGCGAATGCGCCGATGGTGCAGATCAACGACGATAACTTCGAAGATCTCGACTACGACAAGACGACCGAGATCCTCGAGGCGCTGGCCAATGGCGGGCACCCGACGCCGGGTCCGCAATTCGGTCGTCGCGCGAGCTGCCCCGAAGGCGGCCCGACCTCGTTGAAGGCGATGGTCGACGCGAACCACGATTACCGGGGGGAGTGGGCCTGA
- the nuoG gene encoding NADH-quinone oxidoreductase subunit NuoG: MPLVKVDGVEIEVPQGATVLQACELAGKEIPRFCYHERLSIAGNCRMCLVEVKPGPPKPQASCALPAADKQEIFTNSPMVKNAREGIMEFLLINHPLDCPICDQGGECDLQDQSVAYGRGHSRYDENKRAVTEKYMGPIVKTVMTRCIQCTRCIRFAEEVSGVEEIGAIFRGEDMQITSYLENAVKSELSGNVVDLCPVGALTSKPYAFEARPWELRKTLTIDVMDAVGTNIRLDSRGRQVLRCVPRINEDVNEEWATDKTRHAIDGLVRRRLDKPYVRVNGKLQPATWDEAFEAIKAVNAGSSVAAVAGDLVDCETMYAAKALLAKMGSSLLEGRQTGMDYDATSIAAVNFNTTIAGTERADAILLVGTNLRWEAPLVNTRVRKAIKKGAKVFAIGPETDLTYKVEWLGDDLALLGNLPEAVTEAFAKAERPMVIVGGGALKGGHAAALKLVDTLGVVKDGWNGFNVVHMAASRMGGLMLGYAQKGGIADVMGAKLGFFLGADEVDYAKFAGFKVFVGHHGDKGAAAADVILPGVTYAEKSGTWVNLEGRVQRGERAVFAPGDARDDWSIFRALSDTLGHTLPFDSFEGLREEMYADVPALRHQALATFEWNPPSLNGAGEGVLAGYPIKDFYLTNAICRASPTMQRCSAELLHGEDYAEAAE; encoded by the coding sequence ATGCCCTTAGTCAAAGTCGATGGCGTAGAGATCGAGGTGCCGCAGGGTGCCACCGTGCTGCAGGCGTGCGAGCTTGCCGGCAAGGAGATCCCGCGTTTCTGTTATCACGAGCGGCTGAGCATCGCCGGCAATTGCCGGATGTGCCTGGTCGAGGTGAAGCCTGGTCCGCCCAAGCCGCAAGCGTCGTGCGCGCTGCCGGCGGCGGACAAGCAGGAGATCTTCACCAACTCGCCGATGGTCAAGAATGCCCGCGAGGGCATCATGGAATTCCTGCTGATCAACCATCCGCTCGATTGCCCGATCTGCGATCAGGGTGGCGAGTGCGATCTCCAGGACCAGTCTGTCGCCTACGGCCGCGGCCACTCGCGCTACGACGAGAACAAGCGCGCGGTCACTGAGAAGTATATGGGTCCGATCGTCAAGACGGTCATGACCCGCTGCATCCAGTGCACGCGCTGCATCCGGTTCGCCGAGGAAGTGTCCGGCGTCGAGGAGATCGGTGCGATCTTCCGCGGCGAGGACATGCAGATCACCTCGTATCTCGAGAATGCGGTCAAGAGCGAGCTGAGCGGCAACGTCGTCGATCTGTGCCCGGTGGGCGCGCTGACGTCGAAGCCGTACGCGTTCGAGGCGCGCCCTTGGGAATTGCGCAAGACGCTGACGATCGACGTGATGGATGCGGTCGGCACCAACATCCGGCTCGACAGCCGTGGTCGTCAGGTGCTGCGCTGCGTACCGCGGATCAACGAGGACGTGAACGAGGAGTGGGCGACCGACAAGACGCGCCACGCGATCGACGGCCTCGTCCGTCGTCGCCTCGACAAGCCTTATGTCCGGGTGAACGGCAAGCTACAGCCTGCGACGTGGGATGAAGCGTTCGAAGCGATCAAGGCGGTGAACGCCGGGTCGAGCGTCGCGGCGGTTGCCGGCGATCTGGTCGATTGCGAGACGATGTACGCCGCCAAGGCGCTGCTCGCGAAGATGGGGTCGAGCCTGCTCGAAGGTCGTCAGACCGGTATGGACTATGACGCGACGAGCATTGCCGCGGTCAATTTCAACACGACGATCGCCGGTACCGAGCGTGCCGACGCGATCCTGTTGGTGGGTACCAACCTGCGCTGGGAAGCGCCGCTGGTGAACACGCGGGTGCGCAAAGCCATCAAGAAGGGCGCAAAGGTCTTTGCGATCGGGCCGGAGACGGATTTGACCTACAAGGTCGAGTGGCTCGGCGACGATCTGGCGCTGCTCGGCAATCTGCCCGAGGCGGTGACCGAGGCATTCGCGAAAGCAGAACGCCCGATGGTGATCGTCGGTGGCGGCGCGCTGAAGGGTGGCCATGCGGCTGCGCTCAAGCTCGTCGATACGCTGGGTGTCGTGAAGGACGGCTGGAACGGCTTCAACGTTGTCCACATGGCGGCCTCGCGGATGGGCGGGCTGATGCTCGGCTACGCGCAGAAGGGCGGGATCGCCGACGTGATGGGGGCGAAGCTCGGCTTCTTCCTCGGCGCGGACGAGGTCGATTATGCGAAGTTCGCAGGCTTCAAGGTGTTTGTGGGCCATCACGGCGACAAAGGTGCGGCGGCTGCCGACGTAATCCTGCCGGGTGTCACCTACGCCGAGAAGTCGGGCACGTGGGTCAATCTCGAAGGGCGCGTTCAGCGCGGCGAGCGCGCTGTGTTCGCACCGGGCGACGCGCGTGACGACTGGTCGATCTTCCGAGCGCTGTCCGACACGCTCGGCCACACGCTGCCGTTCGACAGCTTCGAGGGGCTGCGCGAGGAAATGTACGCAGACGTGCCTGCGTTGCGGCATCAGGCGCTCGCGACGTTCGAGTGGAACCCGCCTTCGCTCAACGGTGCAGGTGAGGGTGTCCTCGCCGGCTATCCGATCAAGGACTTCTACCTGACCAACGCGATTTGCCGTGCGTCGCCGACGATGCAGCGCTGCTCGGCCGAACTTCTCCACGGAGAAGATTACGCGGAGGCAGCCGAATGA
- the nuoK gene encoding NADH-quinone oxidoreductase subunit NuoK: MGLVHYLVVAAILFTMGVLGIFLNRKNLIVILMAIELILLAVNINLVAFSAFLHDLVGQVFAMFVLTVAAGEAAIGLAILVIYFRGRGTIAVDDVNRMKG, from the coding sequence ATCGGTCTCGTCCATTATCTGGTCGTCGCGGCGATCCTGTTCACGATGGGGGTGCTCGGCATCTTCCTGAACCGCAAGAACCTCATCGTCATCCTGATGGCGATCGAGCTGATCCTGCTGGCGGTGAACATCAATCTCGTCGCGTTCTCGGCGTTCCTCCACGATCTCGTCGGACAGGTGTTCGCGATGTTCGTGCTGACGGTCGCCGCGGGTGAAGCCGCGATCGGCCTCGCCATTCTCGTGATCTATTTCCGCGGTCGCGGCACCATCGCGGTCGACGACGTCAACCGGATGAAGGGGTAA